One stretch of Miscanthus floridulus cultivar M001 chromosome 18, ASM1932011v1, whole genome shotgun sequence DNA includes these proteins:
- the LOC136522076 gene encoding ERAD-associated E3 ubiquitin-protein ligase HRD1-like isoform X1, translating to MIRLQTYAAFSLLATASAAYYAFSSREQFYPAMVYLSTSKICFVLLLNTGLVAMCVAWQLVKRLFLGSLRETEVERLNEQAWREVVEILFAVTIFRQDFSVSFLAMVAALLLIKALHWLAQKRVEYIETTPSVPLLSHIRIVSFMAFLLIVDCLFLSNSLRSLIQKREASVAIFFSFEYMILATSTISTFVKYVFYVSDMLMEGQWERKAVYTFYLELISDLVHLSLYMLFFIAIFLNYGVPLHLIRELYETFRNFRIRIADYVRYRKITSNMNERFPDATAEELNASDATCIICREEMTTAKKLLCGHLFHVHCLRSWLERQHTCPTCRAPIIPPDNGRSASARQHGGQPAAGTDTPASEGAPGDNMSRRQAKLEAAAAAASLYGRSFVYPPANTLNRSGPESTSSTPQSEASNSNQSQKDQELQIQNSSDGLAPSPFSANGAIGSGPSTSNVENSLQKAQENFMKGQIEMLQIQLQMIRRGAAVSVINNENDEHKRND from the exons ATGATCCGTCTTCAGACGTACGCGGCGTTCAGCTTGCTGGCGACGGCTTCGGCGGCGTACTACGCCTTCAGCAGCCGGGAGCAGTTCTACCCGGCCATGGTCTACCTCTCCACATCCAAGATCTGCTTCGTTCTGCTCCTCAACACGGGCCTCGTCGCCATGTGCGTCGCCTGGCAGCTCGTCAAGCGCCTCTTCCTGGGGTCGCTCCGGGAGACCGAGGTCGAGCGCCTCAACGAGCAGGCCTGGCGGGAGGTCGTTGAGATCCTCTTCGCGGTCACCATCTTCCGTCAGGACTTCTCAGTCTCTTTCCTCGCCATGGTCGCCGCGCTGCTCCTTATCAAGGCACTGCACTGGCTGGCCCAGAAGAGGGTCGAGTACATCGAGACAACACCTTCAGTGCCCTTGCTCTCACACATCAGGATCGTCTCTTTCATGGCGTTCCTCCTCATTGTTGACTGCCTCTTCCTGTCCAACTCGCTGAGGTCACTCATACAGAAGCGGGAGGCAtctgttgccatcttcttctcctttgA GTATATGATACTAGCAACATCGACAATATCAACATTTGTGAAGTATGTATTCTATGTCAGTGACATGCTAATGGAAGGTCAATGGGAGAGGAAGGCAGTGTATACATTTTACTTAGAGCTGATCAGTGACCTTGTGCACTTGTCACTATACATGCTCTTCTTCATAGCTATCTTCCT GAACTATGGTGTCCCACTGCACTTGATTCGTGAGTTATATGAGACCTTCCGCAACTTCAGAATTCGCATTGCAGATTATGTACGCTACAGAAAGATCACTTCCAACATGAATGAACGCTTTCCAGATGCTACAGCAGAAGAGCTCAATGC GAGCGATGCTACATGTATTATTTGCCGTGAGGAGATGACTACAGCAAAGAAACTGCTTTGTGGGCATCTGTTCCATGTGCATTGTTTAAGGTCATGGCTAGAGCGCCAACACACTTGCCCTACATGCAGAGCTCCAATTATTCCCCCAGACAATGGACGTTCTGCATCAGCACGACAACATGGAGGTCAACCTG CTGCAGGTACTGACACTCCAGCCTCAGAAGGGGCACCAGGTGACAATATGAGCAGGCGCCAAGCAAAactcgaagctgctgcagcagCTGCTTCTTTATATGGAAGATCTTTTGTTTATCCTCCAGCAAACACCCTAAATAG GTCAGGTCCTGAGTCTACATCAAGTACACCACAATCTGAAGCAAGTAACTCCAATCAATCACAGAAAGACCAAGAACTCCAGATCCAAAACTCAAGTGATGGTTTAGCACCTTCGCCTTTTAGCGCAAATGGTGCCATTGGTTCAGGACCAAGCACCAGCAATGTTGAAAATTCACTGCAGAAGGCACAGGAAAACTTTATGAAGGGCCAGATAGAG ATGTTACAAATCCAACTTCAAATGATTCGGCGTGGTGCTGCTGTGTCGGTGATTAACAATGAGAATGACGAGCACAAAAGGAATGACTGA
- the LOC136522076 gene encoding ERAD-associated E3 ubiquitin-protein ligase HRD1-like isoform X2, with protein sequence MIRLQTYAAFSLLATASAAYYAFSSREQFYPAMVYLSTSKICFVLLLNTGLVAMCVAWQLVKRLFLGSLRETEVERLNEQAWREVVEILFAVTIFRQDFSVSFLAMVAALLLIKALHWLAQKRVEYIETTPSVPLLSHIRIVSFMAFLLIVDCLFLSNSLRSLIQKREASVAIFFSFEYMILATSTISTFVKYVFYVSDMLMEGQWERKAVYTFYLELISDLVHLSLYMLFFIAIFLNYGVPLHLIRELYETFRNFRIRIADYVRYRKITSNMNERFPDATAEELNASDATCIICREEMTTAKKLLCGHLFHVHCLRSWLERQHTCPTCRAPIIPPDNGRSASARQHGGQPGTDTPASEGAPGDNMSRRQAKLEAAAAAASLYGRSFVYPPANTLNRSGPESTSSTPQSEASNSNQSQKDQELQIQNSSDGLAPSPFSANGAIGSGPSTSNVENSLQKAQENFMKGQIEMLQIQLQMIRRGAAVSVINNENDEHKRND encoded by the exons ATGATCCGTCTTCAGACGTACGCGGCGTTCAGCTTGCTGGCGACGGCTTCGGCGGCGTACTACGCCTTCAGCAGCCGGGAGCAGTTCTACCCGGCCATGGTCTACCTCTCCACATCCAAGATCTGCTTCGTTCTGCTCCTCAACACGGGCCTCGTCGCCATGTGCGTCGCCTGGCAGCTCGTCAAGCGCCTCTTCCTGGGGTCGCTCCGGGAGACCGAGGTCGAGCGCCTCAACGAGCAGGCCTGGCGGGAGGTCGTTGAGATCCTCTTCGCGGTCACCATCTTCCGTCAGGACTTCTCAGTCTCTTTCCTCGCCATGGTCGCCGCGCTGCTCCTTATCAAGGCACTGCACTGGCTGGCCCAGAAGAGGGTCGAGTACATCGAGACAACACCTTCAGTGCCCTTGCTCTCACACATCAGGATCGTCTCTTTCATGGCGTTCCTCCTCATTGTTGACTGCCTCTTCCTGTCCAACTCGCTGAGGTCACTCATACAGAAGCGGGAGGCAtctgttgccatcttcttctcctttgA GTATATGATACTAGCAACATCGACAATATCAACATTTGTGAAGTATGTATTCTATGTCAGTGACATGCTAATGGAAGGTCAATGGGAGAGGAAGGCAGTGTATACATTTTACTTAGAGCTGATCAGTGACCTTGTGCACTTGTCACTATACATGCTCTTCTTCATAGCTATCTTCCT GAACTATGGTGTCCCACTGCACTTGATTCGTGAGTTATATGAGACCTTCCGCAACTTCAGAATTCGCATTGCAGATTATGTACGCTACAGAAAGATCACTTCCAACATGAATGAACGCTTTCCAGATGCTACAGCAGAAGAGCTCAATGC GAGCGATGCTACATGTATTATTTGCCGTGAGGAGATGACTACAGCAAAGAAACTGCTTTGTGGGCATCTGTTCCATGTGCATTGTTTAAGGTCATGGCTAGAGCGCCAACACACTTGCCCTACATGCAGAGCTCCAATTATTCCCCCAGACAATGGACGTTCTGCATCAGCACGACAACATGGAGGTCAACCTG GTACTGACACTCCAGCCTCAGAAGGGGCACCAGGTGACAATATGAGCAGGCGCCAAGCAAAactcgaagctgctgcagcagCTGCTTCTTTATATGGAAGATCTTTTGTTTATCCTCCAGCAAACACCCTAAATAG GTCAGGTCCTGAGTCTACATCAAGTACACCACAATCTGAAGCAAGTAACTCCAATCAATCACAGAAAGACCAAGAACTCCAGATCCAAAACTCAAGTGATGGTTTAGCACCTTCGCCTTTTAGCGCAAATGGTGCCATTGGTTCAGGACCAAGCACCAGCAATGTTGAAAATTCACTGCAGAAGGCACAGGAAAACTTTATGAAGGGCCAGATAGAG ATGTTACAAATCCAACTTCAAATGATTCGGCGTGGTGCTGCTGTGTCGGTGATTAACAATGAGAATGACGAGCACAAAAGGAATGACTGA